From a region of the Falco cherrug isolate bFalChe1 chromosome 9, bFalChe1.pri, whole genome shotgun sequence genome:
- the TIAL1 gene encoding nucleolysin TIAR isoform X5, producing the protein MDARVVKDMATGKSKGYGFVSFYNKLDAENAIVHMGGQWLGGRQIRTNWATRKPPAPKSTQENNTKQLRFEDVVNQSSPKNCTVYCGGIASGLTDQLMRQTFSPFGQIMEIRVFPEKGYSFVRFSTHESAAHAIVSVNGTTIEGHVVKCYWGKESPDMTKNFQQVDYSQWGQWSQVYGNPQQYGQYMANGWQVPSYGMYGQAWNQQGFGVDQSPSAAWMGGFGAQPAQGQGAPVIPNQAGYGMASYQTQ; encoded by the exons AT GGATGCACGGGTAGTTAAAGATATGGCAACTGGAAAGTCAAAAGGCTATGGTTTTGTATCTTTTTATAACAAACTG GATGCAGAAAATGCTATTGTACACATGGGAGGCCAGTGGTTGGGAGGCCGTCAGATCAGAACTAACTGGGCGACACGGAAACCACCAGCCCCCAAAAGTACACAAGAAA ATAATACAAAACAATTGAGATTTGAAGATGTAGTAAATCAGTCAAGTCCAAAAAATTGTACTGTGTACTGTGGAGGAATTGCCTCTGGGCTAACAG ATCAGCTTATGAGACAGACTTTTTCACCATTTGGACAGATTATGGAAATAAGGGTCTTTCCAGAAAAAGGTTACTCATTTGTCAG ATTTTCAACCCATGAAAGTGCAGCACATGCTATTGTTTCAGTTAATGGAACCACAATTGAAGGACATGTTGTTAAATGTTATTGGGGTAAAGAATCCCCTGATATGactaaaaacttccaacag GTGGATTACAGTCAGTGGGGGCAATGGAGCCAAGTATATGGAAATCCACAACAGTATGGGCAATATATGGCTAATGGGTGGCAAGTACCATCATATGGAATGTATGGCCAAGCATGGAATCAACAGGGTTTTGGAGTAGA ccaATCTCCATCTGCTGCCTGGATGGGTGGATTTGGTGCTCAGCCTGCCCAGGGACAAGGTGCTCCTGTAATACCTAACCAAGCTGGATATGGTATGGCAAGCTACCAAACACAGTGA
- the TIAL1 gene encoding nucleolysin TIAR isoform X4 has protein sequence MITEHTSNDPYCFVEFYEHRDAAAALAAMNGRKILGKEVKVNWATTPSSQKKDTSNHFHVFVGDLSPEITTEDIKSAFAPFGKISDARVVKDMATGKSKGYGFVSFYNKLDAENAIVHMGGQWLGGRQIRTNWATRKPPAPKSTQENNTKQLRFEDVVNQSSPKNCTVYCGGIASGLTDQLMRQTFSPFGQIMEIRVFPEKGYSFVRFSTHESAAHAIVSVNGTTIEGHVVKCYWGKESPDMTKNFQQVDYSQWGQWSQVYGNPQQYGQYMANGWQVPSYGMYGQAWNQQGFGVDQSPSAAWMGGFGAQPAQGQGAPVIPNQAGYGMASYQTQ, from the exons cataCAAGCAATGACCCTTATTGCTTTGTGGAATTTTATGAACACAGAGATGCAGCTGCTGCATTAGCTGCTATGAATGGGAGAAAAATTTTGGGAAAG GAGGTCAAAGTAAACTGGGCAACAACACCAAGTAGCCAGAAAAAAGATACATCCA atcaCTTCCATGTGTTCGTTGGGGATTTAAGTCCAGAAATAACAACAGAAGACATCAAGTCAGCATTTGCTCCTTTTGGTAAAATATC GGATGCACGGGTAGTTAAAGATATGGCAACTGGAAAGTCAAAAGGCTATGGTTTTGTATCTTTTTATAACAAACTG GATGCAGAAAATGCTATTGTACACATGGGAGGCCAGTGGTTGGGAGGCCGTCAGATCAGAACTAACTGGGCGACACGGAAACCACCAGCCCCCAAAAGTACACAAGAAA ATAATACAAAACAATTGAGATTTGAAGATGTAGTAAATCAGTCAAGTCCAAAAAATTGTACTGTGTACTGTGGAGGAATTGCCTCTGGGCTAACAG ATCAGCTTATGAGACAGACTTTTTCACCATTTGGACAGATTATGGAAATAAGGGTCTTTCCAGAAAAAGGTTACTCATTTGTCAG ATTTTCAACCCATGAAAGTGCAGCACATGCTATTGTTTCAGTTAATGGAACCACAATTGAAGGACATGTTGTTAAATGTTATTGGGGTAAAGAATCCCCTGATATGactaaaaacttccaacag GTGGATTACAGTCAGTGGGGGCAATGGAGCCAAGTATATGGAAATCCACAACAGTATGGGCAATATATGGCTAATGGGTGGCAAGTACCATCATATGGAATGTATGGCCAAGCATGGAATCAACAGGGTTTTGGAGTAGA ccaATCTCCATCTGCTGCCTGGATGGGTGGATTTGGTGCTCAGCCTGCCCAGGGACAAGGTGCTCCTGTAATACCTAACCAAGCTGGATATGGTATGGCAAGCTACCAAACACAGTGA
- the TIAL1 gene encoding nucleolysin TIAR isoform X3, with product MITEQPDSRRVNSSVGFSVLQHTSNDPYCFVEFYEHRDAAAALAAMNGRKILGKEVKVNWATTPSSQKKDTSNHFHVFVGDLSPEITTEDIKSAFAPFGKISDARVVKDMATGKSKGYGFVSFYNKLDAENAIVHMGGQWLGGRQIRTNWATRKPPAPKSTQENNTKQLRFEDVVNQSSPKNCTVYCGGIASGLTDQLMRQTFSPFGQIMEIRVFPEKGYSFVRFSTHESAAHAIVSVNGTTIEGHVVKCYWGKESPDMTKNFQQVDYSQWGQWSQVYGNPQQYGQYMANGWQVPSYGMYGQAWNQQGFGVDQSPSAAWMGGFGAQPAQGQGAPVIPNQAGYGMASYQTQ from the exons CAACCCGATAGCAGAAGGGTCAACTCTTCTGttggattttctgttttgcagcataCAAGCAATGACCCTTATTGCTTTGTGGAATTTTATGAACACAGAGATGCAGCTGCTGCATTAGCTGCTATGAATGGGAGAAAAATTTTGGGAAAG GAGGTCAAAGTAAACTGGGCAACAACACCAAGTAGCCAGAAAAAAGATACATCCA atcaCTTCCATGTGTTCGTTGGGGATTTAAGTCCAGAAATAACAACAGAAGACATCAAGTCAGCATTTGCTCCTTTTGGTAAAATATC GGATGCACGGGTAGTTAAAGATATGGCAACTGGAAAGTCAAAAGGCTATGGTTTTGTATCTTTTTATAACAAACTG GATGCAGAAAATGCTATTGTACACATGGGAGGCCAGTGGTTGGGAGGCCGTCAGATCAGAACTAACTGGGCGACACGGAAACCACCAGCCCCCAAAAGTACACAAGAAA ATAATACAAAACAATTGAGATTTGAAGATGTAGTAAATCAGTCAAGTCCAAAAAATTGTACTGTGTACTGTGGAGGAATTGCCTCTGGGCTAACAG ATCAGCTTATGAGACAGACTTTTTCACCATTTGGACAGATTATGGAAATAAGGGTCTTTCCAGAAAAAGGTTACTCATTTGTCAG ATTTTCAACCCATGAAAGTGCAGCACATGCTATTGTTTCAGTTAATGGAACCACAATTGAAGGACATGTTGTTAAATGTTATTGGGGTAAAGAATCCCCTGATATGactaaaaacttccaacag GTGGATTACAGTCAGTGGGGGCAATGGAGCCAAGTATATGGAAATCCACAACAGTATGGGCAATATATGGCTAATGGGTGGCAAGTACCATCATATGGAATGTATGGCCAAGCATGGAATCAACAGGGTTTTGGAGTAGA ccaATCTCCATCTGCTGCCTGGATGGGTGGATTTGGTGCTCAGCCTGCCCAGGGACAAGGTGCTCCTGTAATACCTAACCAAGCTGGATATGGTATGGCAAGCTACCAAACACAGTGA